The Artemia franciscana chromosome 11, ASM3288406v1, whole genome shotgun sequence DNA segment cGAATATAGTCCGAATAATTATCGTTAACTAAGACTTCCGGTTTTAAAGTCGAAGCGTTATGACTGTTGTTACGGACAGTTTACTTTAGTAAACTTGGCTTACTTGGTTGCTTTACTCCCTCCTCTGAGATCTTACTTTGCTAAGACTATAAACCGTATTCCTCAATTCACCTCTTAGTGTTTACCTAAATTAACAGATTCTGTATTATTCAttcaaagaatattttaaagctTCCCATAGTTGTCAAAGTCTATAAGTAACGCTAGACTTTAACCAAAAACCACCGAACTCATGAGTTCTCCAAAATAGCTTTTCACATTATTTCATTGGCATATTTTTAGGCACAATAAAATGGTTATATTTTAGATGGTGCCATATTGTTCAAATTAcatgctataatttttttttttttatttcttcatttgaattttcgaaaaagacTACGTTTGTATAAACCTTTGGTATTTCGaatattcaccggtgaatgtcgacgtTCACCAATgttggacattcacggtaacatatatcttctatatatataaaaataagttgtatgtgtgttatgtctgtccagtgacgtcatgtttgtgtgtcgactgacgtaaggtttgtcgactgacgtcattaaaaggattgagctgtatatcgtcatgaagttgtttgtcgactgacgtcatgtttgtcaactgatgaaattacagaccgggacaccgggacacaaatgaggaccgggacaccgggacacagggaatataaatgacgaccgggacactcaaagagaaattacagactgggacaccgggacacaaatgacgaccgggacacagggaatataaatgacgaccgggacacagggacacaactacaacggggacgccggggggcatagggggatatataaatgacgacggtgacacaggaaatgtttgattagcaatcaccatcaacaaagctcaagggcaatcatttgaataatgaggtatagatctgtatacggattgtttttcccatggacaattatattttgcatgttcaagagtcagtaaacctgacaatctatttatatgcacagacaatgggacagcgaagaatgttgtatattcgcaagttttacgtggttatatatatatatatatatatatatatatatatatatatatatatatatatatatatatctattcacaggtgggacaaagggacacaactacaatggcgcgtaacgacttacgcgcgcgggggggcgcgaagcgcccccaccaactaggtgttggggtggcgcgaagcgccaccccaacagctagtgtgtTATATATGGCACTTGAATGTACCATGTAAATGAGATATGACAACAATAATGTATATTTCTGATTTATTTACTGTCGTTGCGACAGTAAATTTTATCGTTGTTTTTAACGACCTTAGATTTTGTCGTTGCGACTGATTTTTTTACTATCTTTGTTGTTGTCGttgtaattttgatttatcTCTTTTCTGTGTATGCTTgagctttactttttttgtgtgACATTTTTCTCCCGTTTCtctaaaaaagattttaaaggtaCGATTTTAAACCTATTTAAAGAATTCCAAACAAACttcaacaacaaaattttaagctccttaaaactgaaataatatTCGCTGATCttcaaaaaatacaattcttgtgTTTCCTTTCAAAAACTCTTGTatttaaacaatatttattgAGTCTCTTAGACGTCTTTGTGTTCGAAGAATTAAATCACCATTATGAATTGATCCATCCCCTTTTCTCTTTATCTTATGACAAACAAATGTCGGTAAATATTTACTTAGTTTGGGCTTCATCGgcttattgattattttttcctttctcaAAATCTAGAAGGAGGAAAAACTCGGTTCTCTCTAAACTGATGCTAATTAAtgtgttttcctatttcatatgAGATTATGAACTAGAGAATATTTGGCTTCAAAAAATAATGTCAGTAACGTATTTGGGATTAGAGCTGATGCCTCTCCCCTTGGAAATTTAAGCTTGGAGAGCGAAGCAtaaatctaaatattaaattaggCTGCAGGGGGACTGAATCTGGggtgttaaaaattaaatatcttacTACCTTAGATATTTATACAAGGGGATTAAATTTTTAAACGATCTTCAGCTGAAAGCAGTGTCCTAAGATCATAGATACTTAGAAAAAATATGATAGGATTGAAGATTGCTCTAACGATTAAGTAGGCTACTTGAATGAGCGACCGTAAATCAAGCAATAGGCTAAACGTAAAATGTTGTTCAACTTAACcctctaggactataatgaatgaaaaatcaagataaataGGTCTCGTTTTAAGGAAAAAGGGTAAGCCAAAAGCCGTGATTTTTCAGAATCCAACTGGACTCAAACGCAAAGCTTATTGTTCTCGAATGTGGGGGGAAGAGGGTCATAAGATAAGATATAAACGGAAGTGGGAACTTCACGACACGAGTGGAGCTCTAAGTACGACAGAGTAGAGGATGAGAGCGCGCAGCTCTGTTTGTTGCAGGTGACGTTTAGCTGTTGGCAATAGATTCAAGGACAACCCGTAGAActattttgtcaaaactgaCAGTATATTGATtcttgttttcttcttcattccTTGTTTTTCCTTCTCTTTATTATAGCTTCATGCCTTAAACCAAAGAatgttttgcattatttttcattatttctattatacatcaaaagaattagatcagtaaaaataatttcctttttgaagattctaaatatgtaaaataaattaGGTTTACAGTTATTCaccaaaaattgaagaaatttgcataattgtagaaaaattaggaaacaTCTTCAAAAAGGTGGGTAACTTTGACGAAAATTGTAGAAAAGATTAGCATCTCAGAGAGCCTTCTAATGTAGGTTTCAATCCACTATCttctgaaatttcctatttttttgtgaagaatGATTACGGATGTCTTTTGTTCCACCAAGGATGATGCATCAAATCTCTGGTTGTGTAgtattgggagagggctcattcaaaaggAGACCTGAatttcagtagaattttcaagTACAAAGGAGATACCACCGCAGCAGCTAAATGTCATTTTCTGCTATTTTATGATGCAGAACAACAATATTGTTCGAAATAGGGTCAACATGTTATTGAGTGTAAACTTTGAGGGAGCCAGTCGTTTTAGAACTATCAAAAGACTATTTatgtgaattttttatataatatatgatATTTCCACACGGTGGCACATTCATCCCTGAGCATTAGTGCAGTCCATTGTAttgtaaaataaacataattcaACAACCCGtcaacaaatattttgtttagatATGTGGCACTGATActgttattaataaatattttgcaattttctgaTTTGCTGATCTTTCGTAATTTTAACATTTCGTAATTGTAACATTTTTAACAtttgtttttctgatttttcgtAATAGTCTGATTTTTGTAATtgtaacagaaagaaaaaataagtttttgaacatttttacCAGATACTTTTTTTGGACAATCAAAATGAAGACAGGAATTTATGAAATCTATTGTGTACCGTTGAATAAGTTGGCTTCGCTTTGGTCTAAATCTGGTTgagtttttatataaaattatatctgGTTTTATCTAGGTAAAAGTACAATTACACTTTTTTTTggttctagttcaatttttttccacgaaaatagtGTAATTATTAGTCCGGTAACTTTTTTCGTTACAAGATATTATGTACATTTACCCTGTTAGACACATTATAGTATTTGGATATGCTCTTCCAAAAGTGATCAAAATTAGATATAgttcaaaactacaaaaaaaaaatgtaattcacTTCCTGCTTAggctaattaatattttatcattatttgaTGTCGAGGCTATTCTTGGAAAATAATTGGCTTCAAAGGTAATTTGACCATACATTTTGGATTTAAAATGCAGAGATACGGCACGCTAGGGCTCCATTCAAGAGGAGACATCCCGCACTGATGTCTTGAAGAATTCTTTTTTCCGATCCTACGCTGACACATGGAATTGTACCCTGAGAGACGGAGTCAAAGAAAACTCAACAgtcagaaacaaagaaaagaaaacttccatgttaaaaaaagacgaaaagggtttgaagaagaaaaaaaatcatgaagaataaaaaaaatcaccgtTCTGATTTTGAGCTTGTACTTTTTACACTGCGTAGTTGGTGTGATTATAACGCAACTAGAATCCCTTCCGTCTGAATGTTTTTCCTTGTACTGCTTCTGTTTTTTTGGAAGGCAATTCCAAGGCATTTGAGCTTACTGTAACTGGGCCTTCCATTTTGGACTGTCGGGTTATCCTGTTTTACATAGTTCTGTTTTAATCTAAAGAAAAAGGTTTGAATGAAAATGTGGTCTTTTACCGCTGTTTTCTTCGCTGTAGTTCTTATCTACTAAAGATGTGGGCCTAAAAACTAGTTTCTCTATTTACGATTATCTTCATTTACTTAATTAACTAAGACTGAACGAAGCTTTAATTAACAATGTCGAAAAATGGATTTTAATTAACTGgttaaaaattagatttttaaaaattagctggTTGGTGTCTCTAAgttgaaaaatacatattttaggTTCAGTGGTTACTTGACAACTATGAAACTGCAGAGGGTGTTAGCTTGCCTCGATCTACTTTATATTACCACTATCTCCGTCATTGTGAGGATCATAAAATTGACCCTGTCAATGCTGCGTCCTTTGGGAAGCTGATACGTTCAGTCTTTGTTGGACTGCGGACGAGACGACTTGGTACAAGGTAAAATTGTCTTTTgagaatgtatttttttttatgtatctatgtTTAAAACACAGGTTATTCTTGTATATACTTGTTCGTAATCCTTAATATTAATAGACTTCAATGCAGAGTTTGAATTTTACTACTGCTTTTctattctaaatattttgtttgaaaagggTAACACCATagacaaaaaagtttttgccaaagaattttagaaatgattttttttttgtattttccaaaacaaaatcACTAATTCTTTAGACCCTTGTGtgtttggtttttatggcacttggtattaaccaagtgacatatagcagtcgccaattctgtcggtctgtcggtctgtctgtcggtctgtctgtcggtctgtctgtcggtctgtctgtcggtcccggttttgctactttaggcacttccaggtaagctaggacgatgaaatttggcaagcgtatcagggaccggaccagattaaattagaaatagtcgttttcccgatttgaccatctgggggggagtgggggcccggttaattcgcaaaaaatagaaaaaatgaagtatttttaacttatcagcgggtatttggatcttaatgaaatttgatgtttggaatgatattgtgtcttagagctcttatttttaatcccgaccggatctgatgacattggggggagttggagggggaaaacctaaagtcccggttttgctactttaggcacttccaggtaagctaggacgatgaaatttggcaagcgtatcagggaccggaccagattaaattagaaatagtcgttttcccgatttgaccatctgggggggggagaaggggccggttaattcggaaaaatagaaaaaatgaagtatttttaacttatgagcgggtgattggatcttaatgaaatttgatgtttggaatgatattgtgtctcagagctcttattttaaatcccgactgggtctgatgacattggggggagttggaggggggaaacctaaaatcttggaaaacacttagagtagagggatcgggatgaaacttgatgggaaaaataagcgcaagtcccagatacatgattgacataatcggaacttatttgctctctttggggtagttgggagggggggagtaagtcttaaaaattagaaaaatgaggtattttcaacttacgaacgggtgatcggatctcaatgaaatttgatgtttagaaggatatcgtgtcttagagctcttattttaaatcccgaccggatctggtgatgggggcggggagttgggagggggaaacctaaaacttggaaaacacttagagtggagggatcgggatgaaacatggtgggaaaaataaacacaagtcctagatagatgattgacataaacggaacggatccgctctcttttgggtagttggggggggggggttaattctgaaaaattagaaaaaatgaggtatttttaacttacgaatgggtgattggatctccatgaaatttgatttttagaaggatatcgtggctcaaagctcttattttaaatcctgaccggatctggtgacattgggggaagtttggggtggggagacctaaaatgatgggaaacccttagattggaaggattgggatgaaacttggttggaaaaataagcaaaagtcttgcatacgtaatttacataattggaacggatccgctcaattgcgggggggggggggtaattctgaaaaataagaaaaataacgtatttttaacttacgaaggagtgatcggatcttcatgaaacttcatatttagaaggacctcgtaactctgatatcttattttaaatctcaaccggatcaaacgtaattgggggggggacagttggggggaccggaaatcttagaaaatacttaaagcggtgagatcaggatgaaactggatgggaagaatagaaacctgtctaagatacgtgactgacataactggaccggatctgctctctttggtggaattgggaggggggaggtaattttgaaaattgaggtatttgtaacttacgaaagggtgaccagatcttaatgaaatttgatatttagaaggatcttgtgctataaagtttaactttaggttctgaccttctcacaagtgccaaatgagctcttggctcttccgacctcgtccaaatgagctcttggctcttccgacctcgtaccatatgagctctcggctcttccgacctcgtcacaagtgccatatgagctcttagctcttgtttagctagcaagaaaataaaatctaagtcttaaattaaaatataaataggaACAAAATATAGGCCTGAAAATAGATGAATACAAAAGAAGCACAATATTCGCGTCTCGAGCTGGCACAtgcgcatatatatatatatatatatatatatatatatatatatatatatatatatatatatatcaaacagttcgtggtaacgaactgtagtaaggagcgatccggctcaatagtaaccaaaactctaaaaaattgaattttgatataaatagctacatcaaaagaattgcattttaatgctgattttaaatatataagtttcatcaagtttagtcttagccatcaaaagttacgagcctgagaaaatttgccttatttaggaaaatagggggaaacaccccctaaaagtcgtaggatcttaacgaaaatgacaccatcagattcagcgtatcagagaaccctactgtagaagtttcaagctcctatctacaaaaatgtggaattttgcattttttgccagaagacaaatcacgggtgcgtgtttatttgtttgtttttttgtttttttgttgttttttttccccaggggtcatcgtatcgaccaagtggtcctagaatgtcgcaagagggctcattctaacggaaatgaaaagttctagtgccctttttaagtgaccaaaaaaattggagggcatcgaggccccctcccacgctcatttttttcccaaagtcaacggatcaaaattttgagatagccattttgtttggcatagtcgaaaatcttaataactatgtttttggggatgacttactcccccacagtccctgggggaggggttgcaagttacaaacttcaaccagtgtttacatataataatggttattgggaagtgtacagacgttttcagggggatttttttggttttgggggtagggttgagggagggggctatgtgggaggatctttccttggagaaatatgccatggttgaaaaaaattcaatgaaaagggcgcaggattttctagcattactataaaaaaaaacaatgaaaaaataaacatgaaaacgttttttcaaatgaaagtaaggaatagcattgaaatttaaaacaaacagagattattacgcatatgaagggctctaaaaatacttttgcataaagagcgaggtatttaggaggagataaatacctcgctctttatgctaaaatatttttagtgatttcaactatttattcaacggcctatttgattcaggggtcattcttaaagaattggaacaaaacttacgatttagtgtaaagagcgaggtattaacgagggtacaaaccccctcgtacacataataaaaatataagaatataaaagtttgttacgtaagttaattcttaagttacgtatattttttactaataaaaacgttcattgaatattaaaagttatagtagcctttttaagtaaccgaaaaattggagggcagctaggcctccttccccaccccttatttctcaaaatcgtctgatcaaaactaagagaaagccatttagccaaaaaaaaattaatatactaatttcatttcaataatttatgtgcggagagccaaaatcaaacatgcattaattcaaaaacgttcagaaattaaataaaaaaaaactagttttttaactgaaagtaaggagcgacattaaaacttaaaacgaacagaaattactccgtatatgaaatgggttgtcccctccgcagtcccacgctctttacgctaaagttttagttgttttaaaaagtagaattgtggcaaagagtcaaactttagcgtaaagagcgtgggactgcggaggggacaacccatttcatatacggagtaatttctgttcgttttaagttttaatgtcgctccttactttcagttaaaaaactagttttttttattttatatatatatatatatatatatatatatatatatatatatatatatatatatatatatatatatatatatatatatatatttatatatatatatatatatatattgttagaaaataaaatacatattaattAACCCTTTAATAGAATGTCCAGTAAATAGTAATTGTTTGAATGGAAATAACCGTCAATTAGTTGTGTTGATCTTGGAATATATTCTGATCGAGCCTTGAGACCTAAAAGCTTTAATTTCAAACTACTtacaatttatatttacaaCAGACAGCTTtacaatctacaaaaatatttataatttgacAAGCTCATCTTTAAAGCTCTGAAGAATCGGTTGGCTTTCGAGGAATCGGCGAATCGGTCCTCCGAAGCTGATTGCTTCATCCGTTTTTGATTCCATGAATATCCTTTGAAGTGGCTTCCAGGCATCCAAATTTGATTCAGATGAATTTTTCTTACTAGCATTGGCCAAATTCGATACTTCTGGTGCGGCAACAGATGTTTCAACTTGAAACCAGTTCTGCCAGTTTATGTGGCGCATATCTTCTTGTGCACTTGGTTCAACATTACCACTTTGTGGTGTTGGAATTAATACCTCTGGTACAGCAACAGATGTTTCAGATACTGGAAAGGTCTGAACGGCTGGAAGGGACTCGAAAAATCGAAGAATCGGTCTTGCGAAGCAGACTGCCTCGTCAACATTTGATTCAGGCGAAAGTTTTTTACTAGCATTACCTTTCCGTTCAGAATGCAATGCTTGAGGCAGACTTCCAGACCAATCCTTCATGACACCCAAATTTGATACCTGTGTTGTAGCAGTAGGTTTTTCAAGGAGTGGAAGGGGCTCAAGAACAATATTTGGCAGAGGTACAACAACGGGATCGGTGGGCATAACCGGACCAGACTGAATTTGTGAGTCTAATATTGGGCTGCAAGATACTTCAGCCACTTGAAACATTTCTGTATTTTCTGGTAAAGGCGAAGGAACAGAAATATCTTTGATAGGTACCGCACTGGGCTCTTCTATTTCAATATCTGGGATTGGTTTTTCTTCTAATTGGTTTCCTGAAACTATTGGTTCTTCTGTGGCACCTTTTACAAGACTTGGCTGTTCAGGGAATgtggattttttcttttctgctaCATCTGGTTCAACGTCAGTATTTTGTAGTTTGGTAATTGGGACCTCTGGTGCAGCAACGGATGTTTCAGGAACTGGAGGGGGCTCGACGACAATAGTAGGCAGATGTTCAACAATGGAATCGATGGGCATAACCGGATTAGACAGTAGTTCTGAGTCTAACTCTGGGCTGCAAGATACTTCAGCCACTTCAAACATTTCTGTATTTTCTGGTAAAGGCGATGGAACAGTAATACCTTGGATAAGCACCACACTGGGCTCTTCTATTTTAGTGTCTGTAATTCGCTTATCTTCTAATTGCTTTCCTGGGACCATTGGTTCTTCTGTAGCACCTTTTACAAGACTTGCCTGATCTGGGAAAGTGGATATTGTCTTTTCTTCTACATCTGTTTCAACGtcagtattttgtattttggtaATTACCTCTGGTGCAGCAACAGATGTTCCAGGAGCTGGAGTGGGCTCAACGACAATAGTAGGCAGAGATACAACAATGGGATTGACGGGCATTACCGGATCAGACAGAATTTCTGAATCTAATACTGAGCTACAAGATACTTCAGCCACTTCAAATGTTTCTGTATTTTCTGGTAAAGATGATAGAATAGTAATATCTTGGATGGGCACCATACTGGACTCTTCTATTTCAATGTCTGGAATTGGTTTTTCTTCTAATTCCTTTTCTGGAACCATGTGTTCTTCTGTACCACCTTTTGTGA contains these protein-coding regions:
- the LOC136032880 gene encoding titin-like: MTIVTKTLVAGTLITCAGISISWALGKYTKLITDSKEHRNSPSHKKNALKPINEDKMTTAPASKECVQTEQDFKLDVVTPMQSNNEKNSQAVQKNHIHQNPPYNPDSESSLTHTAKVFSKRLGQFPLASVLDSVEPPLKSSEPAPKQPILINGVTEEPMVPEKQLEEKPIPDIEIGEPSVVPIQDITVPSPLPENTEIFEVAAVSCSPVLDSEVLSNPVMPVDPTVVPLPTIVVEPPPVPERSVTALQVSITKQQNTDVAPDVEEKTIFTFQEQPSLTKAGTEEQMVPEKQLEEKPIEDIEIEESSVVPIQDITVPLPLPENTEIFEVAKVSCSPVLDSELLSNPVMPVDPTVEPLPTIVVEPPPVPETSIAAPQVSITRLQNTDVEPDEEEKKISTFPERPSLTKGGTEEHMVPEKELEEKPIPDIEIEESSMVPIQDITILSSLPENTETFEVAEVSCSSVLDSEILSDPVMPVNPIVVSLPTIVVEPTPAPGTSVAAPEVITKIQNTDVETDVEEKTISTFPDQASLVKGATEEPMVPGKQLEDKRITDTKIEEPSVVLIQGITVPSPLPENTEMFEVAEVSCSPELDSELLSNPVMPIDSIVEHLPTIVVEPPPVPETSVAAPEVPITKLQNTDVEPDVAEKKKSTFPEQPSLVKGATEEPIVSGNQLEEKPIPDIEIEEPSAVPIKDISVPSPLPENTEMFQVAEVSCSPILDSQIQSGPVMPTDPVVVPLPNIVLEPLPLLEKPTATTQVSNLGVMKDWSGSLPQALHSERKGNASKKLSPESNVDEAVCFARPILRFFESLPAVQTFPVSETSVAVPEVLIPTPQSGNVEPSAQEDMRHINWQNWFQVETSVAAPEVSNLANASKKNSSESNLDAWKPLQRIFMESKTDEAISFGGPIRRFLESQPILQSFKDELVKL